The genomic stretch CTGGCCTTGAGCCGTCATTCCAGCGAAAGCTGGAACCCATTCTGCTTCTCGGTGAGCGAAGACCCGAACGACACATCGCGAGCACGGGCGCGCCCTCATGTCCCTCCCTCACCCCAACCCCTCTCCCGACGGGAGAGGGGCTTTGCACCCCCCGGGTATACTTCCGTCCCGCCCTCGAAGAGCCTGCGCATGACCTCGCCCGCCAACGAGCAAGTCGTTCACGAACTGGTCGAACTGCTCTCGCTGGAGCGGCTGGAGGACAACCTCTTCCGTGGGCAAAGCCGCGACATCGGCACCAAGTACGTGTTCGGCGGGCAGGTGCTCGGGCAGGCGCTGTCGGCCGCGCAGGCGACGATGAAGGCGCCGCGCGGCGCGCACTCGCTGCACGCGTATTTCCTGCGCGCCGGCGACATCGCCGCGCCGATCGTCTACCAGATCGACCGCACGCGCGACGGCGGCAGCTTCTCCGTGCGACGCGTCACCGCGATCCAGCACGGTGAGGTGATCTTCTTCATGGCCGCCTCGTTCCAGCAGGACGAGGACGGCGGCGAGCACCAGCTGTCGATGCCCGAAGTCCCCAAGCCGGAGGACATCGACCCCGCGCCGGCAGTGCCCGAGCACGTGATGGCGACGCTGCCGATCAAGATCCAGCGCTGGCTGTCGCGCAAGGGGCCGTTCGAGTTCCGCCACATCTACCCGCGCGACGAGCTCAACCCGCCCAAGCGCCCGCCGTACCAGCAGTTCTGGTTCCGCCTGACCGAACGCGTCGGCGACGCGCCGGAACTGCATCGCGCCCTGCTCGCCTACGCGTCCGATTTCCACCTGCTCGGCACCGCGACCTTCCCGCACGGCATCAGCTATTACCAGCCGAACGTGCAGATGGCCTCGCTCGACCACGCGCTGTGGTTCCACCGCCCGTTCCGCGCCGACGACTGGCTGCTGTATTCGATCGACAGCCCCAGCGTGCAGAGCGCGCGCGGCCTCGCGCGCGGCCAGATCTTCGACCGCGCCGGGCATCTGGTGGCAAGCACCGCGCAGGAAGGCCTCATCCGCGTGGTGAAGGACGCCGCCGCGGCCGGACTCGTGCCGGCGAGAGAATGAAGCCGGCAATGGGGAATCGGGAGTTGGCAATCGGAGGACTACCCTGCGTGTTATCGACTTCCTCTTCCTGTGAAGCGTCAGTGGCTCTTTGCTCGTCGATTCCCGGTTCCCAATTCCCGATTCCCTTGGTGTCATGAGACAAGTCTTCTCCAGCCAGCGCCTGGAAAACGTCGAGACCGTCGCGCAGATGCTGCGCGATGCCGACATCGAGGTGCGCATCACCAACGGGCGCTCGTACAAGGGCGGACGCCGCGGCACGTTCAGTTACAGCGACAGCGAATCCGGCGGGCCGAAGCCGGCGGTGTGGGTCGTGCGCTCGGACGACACGGTCAAGGCGCGGCAGATCCTGCGCGAAGCCGGCTTGCTGGAATCCACGCGCGAGAGCTTCGCCGGCCCGAGTTTCCGCCTGAATTCCGAAGGCACGCCGGCGCAGGCGAAATCCCAATCGCGTGCGTTGCGCTTCAAGCTGGTGCTGATCGCCGGCATCGTGATCGTCGGCGCGCTGGCAATCCGGCACGCGGTGAAGCTCGACATCGCCGGCGAGGCGCTGAAGACGCATCCGCTCGACGGCTCCACCGCGCAGATCCCGCAGCCGCTGGCGGCGGCGGTGTTCACGCAGGAGCTGCCATCGGCGCGCATCGACGTGGTGTGCCTGTCGATCGACGGCAAGGACGCGTCGCCGGAGATGATCCAGGCGATGCAGCCGCTGCTGGAGAAACCGCGGCGCCGCGAACTGGTCCCGGCCTCGCAATGCGTGCGCACCGCGGACGATGAAGTCGGCAGTTCGCAGCGCGGCACCGGCAAGCCGGCGGTGATCGTGGACGTGCACGGCTTCCGCCCGAAAACGCGCGACGACGAAGGCCGCGTGACCGGCACGCTGGAAATCAGCGCGTACCACCATCGCCTGTCGGGCTCGTACAAGACGCTGGAAGTGAAGCAGACCGAAAGCGGCTGGCAGGTCGGGCGCACGTTGAAGCACGTGGCGATGTGATGTTCGGCGAACGCGGGACTTCGGTCTGCGCACTTGTAGCCTTTGTAGCCTGGGTAAGCGAAGCGCACCCGGGTTGAGCGTGACAAACCCCGGGTGCGCTTCGCTTACCCGGGCTACAACGGCAAGAGCGCGTGCGAGCGTGATCGCACGCCCCAACCCTCACCCCAACCCCTCTCCCGGTGGGAGAGGGGCTAAAGGCGCATCGCCGGAGATGTTCACGTCGCTCGCGCCGCCTGCAACAACAACGACTCAGCGCTTGCGCGGCGCCAAGTCCGCGCGCGTCAGGAAGCCGTCGCGGTCCTCGTCCATGAAGGCGAACGCCTTCTCCAGGCGCGGCATCTTCTCGCTGACTTCCACGCGGCTGAGCTTGCCGTCCTTGTTGAGGTC from Lysobacter auxotrophicus encodes the following:
- a CDS encoding acyl-CoA thioesterase gives rise to the protein MTSPANEQVVHELVELLSLERLEDNLFRGQSRDIGTKYVFGGQVLGQALSAAQATMKAPRGAHSLHAYFLRAGDIAAPIVYQIDRTRDGGSFSVRRVTAIQHGEVIFFMAASFQQDEDGGEHQLSMPEVPKPEDIDPAPAVPEHVMATLPIKIQRWLSRKGPFEFRHIYPRDELNPPKRPPYQQFWFRLTERVGDAPELHRALLAYASDFHLLGTATFPHGISYYQPNVQMASLDHALWFHRPFRADDWLLYSIDSPSVQSARGLARGQIFDRAGHLVASTAQEGLIRVVKDAAAAGLVPARE